GAGTAGCTTTAATTATtccaatcaaaatatataggaGAAAGAATTAGGCTTAATATTAgttaaacaaaaaaaggtCCCATATCTAAACTTTAGATGAATCTGCATTGTGTCTTAGTCGtgatttttatcatttttttccgCACaaggttaaaaaaaataattgttgctTCACAAACTAacaaagtaaattaaaatagttgttAAAATGGAATAGGAtggtattaatttattactatttattagtagttttcaacaaattataattaataatcgTTTTCATTTAATTCTGGATAAGAGGGCGATTGACGACTTGCaaagtagataaaaaaaaatgaaaagggaaggataaatattgatatattcaacataacaaaatattgtaggattattttgtaaattatttgTCAACTATAGGTCTATAGCTAATAATTATCAGAAAATAACATAAGTGAGATTAAAGGAACTCATTTTAcaactttttaaaaactctTAAACTCCTAAtatcttttaaaattgtttatgaagtttatagatttttattttctaaacaCCCACTAATAAATCTATGGGTGGAGACAATGatgtataaaaaacaaaacatccatATCCTCAACCACCCTAATTGTCAGCATATTTATTATTGGGCTAAACACATTTAAGATTATAGACAATGGTCCCACTCATGGCTATTAATTAAGACCTCCAATCAAACTAGGTTGGATTAGCccaaaatcataataattaataaatttattcaattcatGTGTGTTTTGTATGGactttactaaaaaaaaaagtcgagaatcaaatattttgattcAGAAGTTTGTTTAGTTTACAACTTacaaatcaaaaaattataacaattGATATGTTTTCGTATAAACTGATTACGAATTTAATCATCATTTCTCTTCCTGATAAAACATAATACCTCCGTATTTTAAAAGTCGAAACTTTTGAAACGACCcatgttttaatgtataattggtaaagtaaggaagatgaagagaaaaaataataaaataaaagagagggagagaaaatataatggaaTAATTGAGTGGACTGTGAGTTACCTTATTGTAATGGTATAagtgaaataaatttatgtataggggtttaaagattttttaaaataaaaagtttgaaagtttctatttttctgaaacatattaaaatgaatagagttgatatttttaaaatactgaTGATATAATAGAATTCTAGCACATACAACAAGGAGGTCCGTATTTGGAATTCTTAACAAAGTACCAGTAAATTTAAAGTCAATTACCTTTTGGACCATATTGTAAACATAGcctaatatttatattcagaaaatataaacaacgattaatgcataaaataaagagGCTACATATAATCATTTAATAACATAAACGAAGCTAAACCAACTGaaaaattatctaaaattGATTTGTGAATTTGGAGCTTGGATTCACTTATGCAGTTCCAGCAGACAACGTCGACGACGCCGAAAACGTCGGCTATATCGATATGACTTGAAATTAGTGTGGTACTTTCAAatgaattgagaaaaaaaaaatagtagacaCGATTCTTCAATATTATTGATTATGGTGCAATTGGCAATGGACAAGCGGATAATACAAATGTTTTTGCAAAAGCATGAGAAGAAATATGTGCATCAATGTCGTTTCTAACCAAGATAATTCCTTTAGAGCGTACGTTCTTGATCCAAGCGATGCGCTTCATGGGCCATTTCTAAGTAAAACTTGGTCACCGTTCAGATAAATGAGAATCTTGTGGCGCCTATTAATCCTTCAAATTGGAAATGTGACGCCAGTCATTGTCATCAATGACTATACATACTCATACCGAGTCGACTATCTAATTATGTGTGGTCGTGGCACAACACAAACCAACTGTTATGGAGATCTCAAACTCATCCATTGCCAATGTAAGTGGTGGTCTGAGATTTGAGAACAATCCTTATGCGTCTCGCCTCGTCTTTGACGTCACCATACAAGTTCAGAAAAATTCCAACATTGATAGAATTCAAGACTCTACAAATGCTTGTATTCAGAATTGCACTATTAGGAATGTAAGGATTACAAACATTATATGTGGAGTGACACCATAAGCTTAAgcaaaattagaaaagaagacaaaacTTGAAGATGTTAGAGTGAGCGATATTGTTTTTCTAGGCACCACCAACATGTAAGGATCAAATCATGGTAGGGAGTTTGAGGGTAATTCTATTCTTGATGAGGTAGACGAAGCAGACTCGATACTAAATCTTTTTCAATAATGAATGATGTAGTTACAGCAGACGATGTTGATGACACATACGTCGGAATAACAAATCACACAATGCGAGAcgaaattgtcattttaattatttttcctacttaaaaaaaaatcttagtaatttatttttatttcatttggaGCCTCTTGGATTTTCTAACCACTTATAAAAAGTggatttcattatttttatttaattttaagttttgataatattaataaattttgaaatttattatcGATCCTCTCATTCATGTGACATGTTTTCCATTACTCGATTTTATTTAAAGCAGTGTTCATGATATTAAACTAAgtgtttaattttgaaataataggagtaacaCATATGACATGTCTTGGTTTATAAATCctattcttcttattttacaaaatagaTTTTGAGTAATTCAGCGACATAAACATTTTcgatataatttcataaacaaactgcaacaaaatatattaatttaaaaggaaaataactgATAAAATCATTGAAACTATATTACTCGTATTAATTTTACCGCAATTTATcagaatttaaaatatgaaaatttgaagtgtgTTGGGAATCAACTTATCAACAGGTAGGAGTCAGAGGTTGAGAAAGAGCTTTGTTGATTCCGACGAAAAATCCGTTACCATCTTCACTGCTGTCACACAAATTCATCGAAACATTCACAACACCAAACCCTCCCCATTCATATCCCCTCTTTCTATCTCTCACAAATTGGATGAGCTGCAGAAGCAACACACATGGCTTCTCTCTACCTCTACGCTCCATTGACATCGTCTCCCCACGCTTCACACCTCAATTTCTCCGCCAAACCTCTCCTCATTTCCAGCAGCAGCGCACACCAAAAACGCCTCTTCGCTTCCTCCTGGAGAACCAAGCTCATCGCCGCTTCTTCCTCTGCGAACAATGCCTCCACAGATTCCGCCACTCCTAGCGACAGCGGTGCAAGGTTGATTCTAGAAAATCTCTTAATTCGTCGTATTAATTTTTCACCCGTGTTCGCTCAATTTCTAATCAGTAGTTAATCGCTTCTCTGTTTTGATCGTTTATTCGTGGATTACCTATTTTGAggaataataattgaaattaggAGTTAACTCagcttttattttgattgcaATTTCCAATCAGTAGTTAATCGGTTCTCTGTTTTGATCGTTTATTCGTGGTTTACCTATTTTGAGGAatcaataattgaaattaggAGTTAACTcggttttaaatttgattgcaATAATTTCTGTGATTGTTGATTCCCCTTTCCTGTGAAAATTGGCATATCTAAGACCTTCCTTGGATCAtcatgataatattatatgctTGCGTTTTGATGAATGGGATCTATCTCGTGATTTGGTTGCTTAATCGGTTGTTCATTCGTATAAATGACATTGATTATTTGTGTGCAGCAATTTCTGCATCATAGAAGGGCCGGAGACTGTTCAGGATTTTGTTCAGATGCAGCTGCAGGAGATCCAAGACAACGTTCAAAGCCGGCGCAataaaatttttcttcttatggAAGAAGTGAGATCACTAATATATCTCTTGCTGCTTTTCTCCCACTTTTAAAGCTAGTTTAAAGATGATTAATGTATATTTGTTTCCTTCATTGAAGCTAAGGAGGCTGAGAGTGCAGCAACGCATTAAAAGCATGAAATTTGAGTCCGATGATGATAGTGAGCTGCCGGAAATACAATCATCgattccttttctttctcatGTGGTAACTCTCCTGGATATTCAGCTAATCTTCATTCTCTAGTTTAATTGTTTGTTGAGGGATTTCCTTTTCACTGTTcagttgttatttttgttattagttGTCTTTTCCATGATGTTGGcatatattataaatgtgTTATACTGCAGTAGCTAACTTGACTATCATCTCTTTGATTAGAACCCAAGGACGCTGAATCATCTGTATTCGACAAGCTTTTCGCTCATATCTGGAATTATAGTCTTTGGGGGTCTCATTGCACCAACTGTAAGCTCCTAATCTTGAgcattttgtgtatattgTTTGAAAGGATGAATTCAAAATGTCAAATCTTCTTCCATTGCAGCTTGAGCTAAAATTGGGTTTAGGAGGAACTTCATATGCGGAGTTCATAAGCAAAATGCATTTGCCAATGCAATTGAGGTAATTGAATGCTTAAATTCTAGGCCAAACTGCTCTGCTGACCGTAATATTGTTTCTAACGAGCTAAATTTGATGATGTGTGCAATTGTGGAACACTTGCTCTTATACATTCCAGTCAGGTAGATCCTATTGTCGCCTCGTTCT
The genomic region above belongs to Salvia hispanica cultivar TCC Black 2014 chromosome 3, UniMelb_Shisp_WGS_1.0, whole genome shotgun sequence and contains:
- the LOC125211789 gene encoding protein ORANGE-LIKE, chloroplastic-like — translated: MASLYLYAPLTSSPHASHLNFSAKPLLISSSSAHQKRLFASSWRTKLIAASSSANNASTDSATPSDSGASNFCIIEGPETVQDFVQMQLQEIQDNVQSRRNKIFLLMEELRRLRVQQRIKSMKFESDDDSELPEIQSSIPFLSHVNPRTLNHLYSTSFSLISGIIVFGGLIAPTLELKLGLGGTSYAEFISKMHLPMQLSQVDPIVASFSGGAVGVISALMLLEINNVEQQEKKRCKYCHGTGYLACASCSASGLCVSAEPLITSATDRPLNAPTTGRCQNCSGSGKVMCPTCLCTGMIMASEHDPRFAPFD